In one window of Pseudomonas benzenivorans DNA:
- a CDS encoding SCP2 sterol-binding domain-containing protein: MSVADIVQTMQSKFNAGAAAGLDLVFQFNIEDGENHYLVVKDGTCDVQQGDADNANVTLIMDTETLKGITSGETDGMQAFMAGKLRAEGDMMLAMKLGELFPV; this comes from the coding sequence ATGAGCGTTGCAGACATCGTCCAAACCATGCAGTCCAAGTTCAACGCCGGTGCCGCCGCAGGCCTGGACCTGGTATTCCAGTTCAATATCGAAGACGGCGAGAACCACTACCTGGTAGTCAAGGACGGCACCTGCGACGTCCAACAGGGTGATGCGGACAACGCCAACGTGACCCTGATCATGGACACCGAGACCCTCAAGGGCATCACCAGCGGCGAGACCGACGGCATGCAGGCCTTCATGGCCGGCAAGCTGCGCGCCGAAGGCGACATGATGCTGGCCATGAAGTTGGGCGAGCTGTTCCCGGTCTAA